The Mobula birostris isolate sMobBir1 chromosome 6, sMobBir1.hap1, whole genome shotgun sequence genome has a window encoding:
- the LOC140198666 gene encoding retinol dehydrogenase 7-like: MLGYLILWLVLCFLYWRYRDRKQTTNIFDKHVYITGCDSGFGNLLAQHLDQQGFHVLAACFTEKGAEELKSRTSSRLKTIQLDVTKSESIGKAAEFVKSEVKGKGLWGLVNSAGIMNATVPVDWLMIDDYRAVLNVNLVGLIEVTLSVLPLIKRARGRIVNIASVFGRISPVSGPYCISKFGVEAFNDSLRRNMKCFGVKVACIEPGFFKTPMTNIDDIGQEMNRLWSRLPPDVQEEYGHDYMDKVYLNLTTKVEKQLNPDLMKVVWCLNHALTSLHPRTRYSAGIDAKIFWIPLSYMPTAISDFLLSFGKIKPAKALF, encoded by the exons ATGCTTGGCTATCTGATTCTATGGCTGGTACTTTGCTTCCTGTACTGGCGGTACAGAGACAGGAAACAGACAACAAATATATTTGACAAGCATGTGTACATCACAGGCTGTGACTCTGGTTTTGGAAATCTTCTGGCCCAGCATCTGGACCAGCAGGGATTCCATGTTCTGGCTGCCTGTTTTACTGAGAAGGGTGCTGAAGAACTGAAGAGCAGGACATCATCGAGACTCAAAACAATTCAACTTGATGTTACCAAGTCTGAGAGCATTGGGAAGGCAGCAGAATTTGTAAAATCAGAGGTAAAGGGAAAAG GACTCTGGGGGCTGGTTAACAGTGCTGGCATCATGAACGCCACTGTACCTGTTGACTGGCTTATGATAGATGATTACAGAGCCGTGTTGAATGTCAACCTGGTTGGACTTATTGAGGTCACACTGAGTGTACTTCCACTGATAAAGCGGGCACGAGGCAGAATAGTGAATATTGCAAGTGTATTTGGAAGGATCAGCCCTGTAAGTGGACCATATTGCATCTCTAAATTTGGTGTAGAAGCCTTCAATGACAGTCTCAG GAGAAATATGAAGTGTTTTGGAGTGAAAGTAGCTTGTATTGAGCCAGGTTTTTTCAAAACACCCATGACTAATATCGATGACATAGGGCAGGAAATGAACAGGCTGTGGAGTAGGTTACCGCCAGATGTACAAGAAGAATATGGGCATGATTACATGGATAAAG TCTATTTAAACCTGACAACCAAAGTGGAGAAGCAACTCAACCCAGATTTGATGAAAGTGGTGTGGTGCCTGAATCATGCTCTGACTTCTCTTCATCCTCGTACTCGGTACTCTGCTGGAATCGATGCAAAGATTTTTTGGATTCCTCTCTCCTACATGCCAACTGCTATCTCTGATTTTCTGCTCAGTTTTGGTAAAATCAAGCCAGCAAAAGCTCTCTTTTAG